The following proteins are co-located in the Acropora palmata chromosome 11, jaAcrPala1.3, whole genome shotgun sequence genome:
- the LOC141897270 gene encoding uncharacterized protein LOC141897270 isoform X2 → MKLRTLRFALGFVAIFFSVFIIVTDVCVLGQRECLSAGSTIKSSMLNSLQKISFQALAEYLPENKQIDVRSLPRGLNHHVWEKNCIQKIEKLCSFPIFPKAPDQRGVIHRTEITEPKDSETDGHRLFGFLIPSTNGEHHFAVASNGMAEVWLSENDNWRTAKQIAFIRPLHLKSELSPWDFNISKTQISTGMYLKSRVRYYFEILYALDTQTKVENFLQVAWKQPHHINYDVIAGQSLSWYKNDSEMAAYRVFDDDLPNAKSCIKKIEQGYHNKHMELDASLPFLRHTAVSKALPMCPYRPSYVLAPSDLQGFQRSDGVKKHVQKTFTYPFTIVDGIVRLKRSFKFYYEYPLDEEEAWSIVNTYMDALETNYLGRYSLVSIRKVEKKDDHNKDLHLDLASQFINEIRKHCIKGKSIYAPDIVFLNCGGSSSKPMGSWYHYSYGTIAMYKEDWENFGGFSASFSTKTTWGAEDWDLIDRAVRGGLEIERKRSPWVYHYHHSKVGMWNGMKPTERTS, encoded by the exons ATGAAGCTACGAACGTTACGGTTTGCCTTGGGCTTTGTCgctatttttttctcagtttttatAATTGTAACTGATGTGTGCGTCTTGGGTCAGCGTGAATGCCTCTCTGCTGGGTCTACAATCAAATCCTCGATGCTTAATTCACTGCAAAAGATttcgtttcaagcgttagcagAATATTTGCCtgaaaataaacagattgaCGTTCGTAGTTTACCTAGAGGACTAAATCATCATGTTTGGGAAAAGAACTGCATCCAGAAAATCGAAAAACTTTGCAGCTTTCCAATTTTCCCGAAAGCGCCAGATCAACGAGGAGTTATTCATCGAACAGAAATTACAGAACCAAAAGATTCTGAAACGGATGGACATCGCTTGTTTGGTTTCCTTATTCCAAGTACCAATGGTGAGCATCATTTTGCGGTAGCATCGAACGGAATGGCTGAAGTATGGCTtagcgaaaatgacaattggAGAACAGCGAAGCAGATCGCTTTCATCAGACCACTACACCTAAAATCTGAACTCTCTCCTTGGGATTTCAACATCTCCAAGACACAAATTTCAACTGGGATGTATTTAAAATCCAGAGTcagatattattttgaaatattatatGCTTTGGATACTCAGACAAAAGTAGAAAATTTCCTTCAAGTTGCTTGGAAACAGCCGCATCATATAAACTATGATGTCATCGCTGGTCAGTCGTTATCGTGGTATAAAAATGACAGCGAAATGGCAGCGTACAGAGTGTTTGACGACGATCTACCCAATGCAAAGTcctgcattaaaaaaattgaacaaggTTATCACAATAAGCACATGGAATTAGATGCATCGCTGCCGTTTTTGCGACATACAGCCGTGAGCAAGGCGCTTCCAATGTGCCCATACAGGCCAAGTTATGTTTTAGCACCATCGGATTTGCAAGGTTTCCAACGATCTGATGGTGTGAAAAAGCATGTACAGAAAACATTTACCTACCCATTTACAATTGTCGATGGCATTGTACGACTTAAAAgaagttttaaattttattatgaGTATCCTTTGGATGAAGAAGAAGCCTGGTCCATTGTAAATACATACATGGATGCTCTTGAGACAAACTATTTGGG GCGATATAGTTTGGTGTCGATCAGAAAAGTCGAGAAGAAAGACGACCACAACAAAG ATTTGCATCTCGATTTGGCAAGTCAATTCATTAACGAAATACGTAAG CATTGTATAAAAGGCAAGTCAATTTACGCGCCAGACATTGTTTTCTTAAACTGTGGGGGAAGTAGCTCCAAACCAATGGGTTCCTGGTACCATTACAGCTACGGAACTATAGCTATGTATAAAGAGGACTGGGAAAATTTCGGAGGATTCTCGGCTTCATTTTCCACCAAGACCACATGGGGAGCAGAGGACTGGGATTTAATCGACAGAGCTGTCAGGGGTGGACtggaaatagaaagaaaaCGTTCACCTTGGGTGTACCATTATCATCACTCAAAAGTTGGAATGTGGAACGGAATGAAACCAACCGAAAGAACGAGCTGA
- the LOC141897270 gene encoding uncharacterized protein LOC141897270 isoform X1 encodes MKLRTLRFALGFVAIFFSVFIIVTDVCVLGQRECLSAGSTIKSSMLNSLQKISFQALAEYLPENKQIDVRSLPRGLNHHVWEKNCIQKIEKLCSFPIFPKAPDQRGVIHRTEITEPKDSETDGHRLFGFLIPSTNGEHHFAVASNGMAEVWLSENDNWRTAKQIAFIRPLHLKSELSPWDFNISKTQISTGMYLKSRVRYYFEILYALDTQTKVENFLQVAWKQPHHINYDVIAGQSLSWYKNDSEMAAYRVFDDDLPNAKSCIKKIEQGYHNKHMELDASLPFLRHTAVSKALPMCPYRPSYVLAPSDLQGFQRSDGVKKHVQKTFTYPFTIVDGIVRLKRSFKFYYEYPLDEEEAWSIVNTYMDALETNYLGRYSLVSIRKVEKKDDHNKGVRYFIEVVVSDKITDEQYILADYVYKPNGNKTPLCYPEGLQWDTVADVYLILTAKNLGRWVHNFIKNVEKIVEETKDEHLHVVIYDFDSPDIDLKQALQKSTLTKYHFIRKPGKYSRTISFTEAIDSIKNPNAIVVTIDLHLDLASQFINEIRKHCIKGKSIYAPDIVFLNCGGSSSKPMGSWYHYSYGTIAMYKEDWENFGGFSASFSTKTTWGAEDWDLIDRAVRGGLEIERKRSPWVYHYHHSKVGMWNGMKPTERTS; translated from the exons ATGAAGCTACGAACGTTACGGTTTGCCTTGGGCTTTGTCgctatttttttctcagtttttatAATTGTAACTGATGTGTGCGTCTTGGGTCAGCGTGAATGCCTCTCTGCTGGGTCTACAATCAAATCCTCGATGCTTAATTCACTGCAAAAGATttcgtttcaagcgttagcagAATATTTGCCtgaaaataaacagattgaCGTTCGTAGTTTACCTAGAGGACTAAATCATCATGTTTGGGAAAAGAACTGCATCCAGAAAATCGAAAAACTTTGCAGCTTTCCAATTTTCCCGAAAGCGCCAGATCAACGAGGAGTTATTCATCGAACAGAAATTACAGAACCAAAAGATTCTGAAACGGATGGACATCGCTTGTTTGGTTTCCTTATTCCAAGTACCAATGGTGAGCATCATTTTGCGGTAGCATCGAACGGAATGGCTGAAGTATGGCTtagcgaaaatgacaattggAGAACAGCGAAGCAGATCGCTTTCATCAGACCACTACACCTAAAATCTGAACTCTCTCCTTGGGATTTCAACATCTCCAAGACACAAATTTCAACTGGGATGTATTTAAAATCCAGAGTcagatattattttgaaatattatatGCTTTGGATACTCAGACAAAAGTAGAAAATTTCCTTCAAGTTGCTTGGAAACAGCCGCATCATATAAACTATGATGTCATCGCTGGTCAGTCGTTATCGTGGTATAAAAATGACAGCGAAATGGCAGCGTACAGAGTGTTTGACGACGATCTACCCAATGCAAAGTcctgcattaaaaaaattgaacaaggTTATCACAATAAGCACATGGAATTAGATGCATCGCTGCCGTTTTTGCGACATACAGCCGTGAGCAAGGCGCTTCCAATGTGCCCATACAGGCCAAGTTATGTTTTAGCACCATCGGATTTGCAAGGTTTCCAACGATCTGATGGTGTGAAAAAGCATGTACAGAAAACATTTACCTACCCATTTACAATTGTCGATGGCATTGTACGACTTAAAAgaagttttaaattttattatgaGTATCCTTTGGATGAAGAAGAAGCCTGGTCCATTGTAAATACATACATGGATGCTCTTGAGACAAACTATTTGGG GCGATATAGTTTGGTGTCGATCAGAAAAGTCGAGAAGAAAGACGACCACAACAAAGGTGTGCGATACTTTATCGAGGTTGTTGTCTCAGATAAAATTACTGACGAACAGTATATCTTGGCAGATTATGTGTACAAACCAAACGGGAATAAAACTCCTCTGTGTTATCCTGAGGGTCTGCAGTGGGACACGGTTGCTGATGTCTATCTTATCCTTACAGCCAAGAACCTTGGCCGATGGGTTCACAATTTTATAAAGAACGTAGAAAAGATCGTTGAAGAAACGAAGGACGAACACTTACACGTTGTAATCTATGACTTTGATAGTCCAGATATCGACTTGAAGCAAGCTCTCCAAAAAAGTACTTTGACGAAGTATCATTTTATCAGAAAGCCCGGAAAGTATTCGCGTACGATCTCATTTACGGAAGCCATAGATTCAATAAAAAATCCTAATGCCATTGTTGTCACCATAGATTTGCATCTCGATTTGGCAAGTCAATTCATTAACGAAATACGTAAG CATTGTATAAAAGGCAAGTCAATTTACGCGCCAGACATTGTTTTCTTAAACTGTGGGGGAAGTAGCTCCAAACCAATGGGTTCCTGGTACCATTACAGCTACGGAACTATAGCTATGTATAAAGAGGACTGGGAAAATTTCGGAGGATTCTCGGCTTCATTTTCCACCAAGACCACATGGGGAGCAGAGGACTGGGATTTAATCGACAGAGCTGTCAGGGGTGGACtggaaatagaaagaaaaCGTTCACCTTGGGTGTACCATTATCATCACTCAAAAGTTGGAATGTGGAACGGAATGAAACCAACCGAAAGAACGAGCTGA